The Deltaproteobacteria bacterium genome window below encodes:
- a CDS encoding HipA N-terminal domain-containing protein — protein sequence MRTAHIFINGIKAGQLIEHDRNRYEFNYDESYKGAPVSLTLPLSHRNYQFTSFPAFFEGLLPEGFQLEALLKDHKINRQDYFKCK from the coding sequence ATGAGGACTGCTCATATTTTTATTAATGGTATAAAGGCAGGTCAGCTGATTGAGCACGATAGGAATCGTTATGAATTTAATTATGACGAATCTTATAAGGGAGCTCCAGTGTCGCTGACATTACCACTATCTCATCGAAATTATCAATTCACTTCATTTCCAGCATTTTTTGAAGGGCTTTTGCCAGAGGGGTTTCAGCTTGAAGCTCTTTTAAAGGATCATAAAATCAACCGTCAGGATTATTTTAAGTGTAAATGA
- a CDS encoding helix-turn-helix transcriptional regulator — protein sequence MTVKLDCKSLPEIIKSTRKKAGISQIELAELAGVGKTLVFNLENGHISVHLDNFLKVLGVLNIKIQLETPE from the coding sequence ATGACAGTAAAACTAGATTGTAAATCCTTGCCTGAGATCATAAAAAGCACTCGTAAAAAGGCAGGGATTAGCCAAATTGAATTGGCTGAGTTGGCAGGAGTTGGAAAGACTCTTGTTTTTAATTTAGAAAATGGCCACATAAGCGTCCACCTTGATAATTTTCTTAAAGTTCTTGGAGTGCTCAACATCAAAATTCAGCTTGAGACTCCAGAATGA
- a CDS encoding PD40 domain-containing protein, which produces MGKGCKFLIRTLVTFFISVTLFSFRTLADQIYIKIGDAKTKKSLMAMPPLQYVGSPAVGSKNISIGAELFNVINNDLDVSGYFKFISQSAFVEDTQKTAIKPFPTEPNGFKFPSWSSLGADFLIRGSYVVTADQIELEIYLYHVPKSGLIFGKKYKGPLSTVRKIAHTFSNDVLKNLTDTAGPFNSRLVFTSDRAGGQFKEVYLMDWDGENLEKLSNHNSITISPNWSPDGKKVAYTAYVQRRSTKLRNADLFLFDLTNSTRTSVSSRKGINSGASFSPDGKSIYLTISQGFSPDIFKITYDGTLDGKITNGPNSAMNVEPAVSPDGKKVAFSSDRHGKPMIYTMNIDGSNVKRITSDGVFNSAPGWSPDGKKITFAGQTEGNFDVFIMNADGTKIERITSAKKKNGKPADNEDPSFSPDGRFIVYTSNRTGKNQIYFSNIEGTEERRVTQDNHNYFKPKWSVNLD; this is translated from the coding sequence ATGGGTAAAGGTTGCAAATTTCTAATAAGGACTCTTGTTACATTTTTCATTTCAGTAACTCTTTTTTCGTTCAGAACACTCGCTGATCAAATTTATATCAAGATCGGCGATGCTAAGACAAAAAAAAGCCTTATGGCAATGCCTCCTTTGCAGTATGTTGGATCACCTGCTGTAGGTAGCAAAAATATTTCCATTGGCGCAGAACTTTTTAATGTCATCAATAATGATTTAGATGTCTCTGGATATTTCAAGTTTATTTCTCAATCAGCCTTTGTTGAAGACACTCAAAAAACAGCCATAAAACCATTCCCCACAGAACCAAATGGATTTAAATTTCCAAGTTGGAGTTCCCTAGGTGCCGACTTTTTAATCCGTGGATCTTATGTTGTCACGGCAGACCAAATTGAACTCGAAATTTATCTTTATCATGTTCCTAAATCAGGACTCATTTTCGGGAAAAAATACAAGGGGCCTCTTTCAACAGTTAGAAAAATAGCCCATACTTTTTCCAATGATGTATTAAAAAATTTGACCGATACCGCCGGCCCATTTAACTCTAGACTGGTCTTTACCAGCGATAGAGCTGGTGGACAGTTTAAAGAAGTTTACCTCATGGACTGGGACGGGGAAAATCTAGAAAAATTGTCAAATCACAACTCCATCACCATCTCGCCAAACTGGTCCCCAGATGGAAAAAAAGTGGCTTACACAGCCTATGTTCAAAGACGAAGTACCAAACTCAGAAATGCAGATCTTTTTCTTTTTGACTTAACAAATAGCACCCGAACTTCTGTTTCTAGTCGAAAAGGAATTAACTCTGGTGCCAGTTTTAGCCCCGATGGGAAATCCATCTATCTAACGATCTCTCAAGGGTTTTCTCCAGATATTTTTAAAATTACTTATGATGGCACCTTGGACGGCAAGATCACCAATGGTCCTAACAGCGCCATGAATGTTGAACCCGCGGTCAGTCCCGACGGAAAAAAAGTGGCCTTTTCCTCTGACCGCCATGGCAAGCCCATGATCTACACAATGAATATTGACGGAAGCAATGTGAAAAGAATCACCTCTGACGGGGTTTTTAATTCGGCTCCAGGCTGGTCACCAGATGGAAAAAAAATCACTTTCGCAGGGCAAACAGAGGGTAATTTCGACGTTTTTATTATGAATGCCGATGGCACTAAAATCGAAAGAATTACGTCTGCTAAGAAAAAAAATGGCAAACCCGCAGACAATGAGGACCCCAGTTTTTCTCCAGATGGAAGGTTCATTGTGTACACCAGCAATCGCACAGGTAAAAATCAAATTTACTTCTCCAATATTGAGGGCACCGAAGAACGAAGGGTCACCCAGGATAATCACAACTACTTCAAACCCAAATGGTCAGTGAATTTAGATTAG